A genomic window from Struthio camelus isolate bStrCam1 chromosome 2, bStrCam1.hap1, whole genome shotgun sequence includes:
- the MKX gene encoding homeobox protein Mohawk isoform X2, whose protein sequence is MNTIVFSKLSGQVLFEEDAKERERSSRPYVGVVDSPHHAEVLLPDSPSIKESLSLRHRRTGARQSGGKVRHKRQALQDMARPLKQWLYKHRDNPYPTKTEKILLALGSQMTLVQVSNWFANARRRLKNTVRQPDLSWALRIKLYNKYVQGNAERLSVSSDDSCSEDGENPPRNHMNEGGYNKPVHHTVIKTESSVIKTGVRPETSANEDYVSPPKYKSSLLNRYLNDSLRHVMATNAAMMEKTRQRNHSGSFSSNEFEEELVSPSSSETEGNFVYRTETLENGPNKCES, encoded by the exons atGAACACCATCGTCTTCAGCAAGCTCAGCGGCCAGGTGCTTTTCGAGGAGGACGCCAAGGAGCGGGAGCGGAGCAGCCGGCCCTACGTGGGGGTGGTGGACAGCCCGCACCACGCCGAGGTGCTGCTCCCCGACAGCCCGTCCATCAAGGAGAGCCTCAGCCTGCGCCACCGGCGGACGGG ggcccggcagagcggcgGCAAGGTGCGGCACAAGCGGCAGGCGCTGCAGGACATGGCGCGGCCGCTCAAGCAGTGGCTCTACAAGCACCGCGACAACCCCTACCCCACCAAGACCGAGAAGATCCTGCTGGCCCTCGGCTCTCAGATGACCCTGGTGCAG GTATCAAACTGGTTTGCCAATGCAAGACGTCGCCTTAAGAACACAGTCAGGCAGCCAGATCTTAGCTGGGCTTTGCGAATAAAACTGTACAACAAATACGTTCAAGGAAATGCTGAAAGACTTAGCGTAAGCAGTGATGACTCATGCTCTGAAG atggagAAAATCCTCCGAGAAACCATATGAATGAAGGGGGATATAACAAACCAGTTCATCACACTGTGATTAAAACTGAAAGTTCAGTAATAAAAACAGGAGTGAGACCAGAAACAAGTGCCAATGAGGATTACGTGTCACCCCCCAAATACAAAAGCAGTTTATTGAATCGTTATCTAAATGACTCATTGAGACATGTCATGGCTACTAACGCAGCTATGATGGAAAAAACGAGGCAAAGGAATCACTCCGGTTCATTTAGTTCCAATGAATTTGAAGAGGAACTGGTGTCTCCATCGTCATCAGAGACAGAGGGCAATTTTGTCTACCGGACAG